The proteins below are encoded in one region of Vicinamibacterales bacterium:
- a CDS encoding glycyl-radical enzyme activating protein, protein MTCATWSDPAFVGRSVIEGRVLRIERFAIHDGPGIRTTVFLKGCPLRCAWCHSPESQLSSPEFMPRAERCVRCGACTAVCPHHAVQPAADGGMVTPDACDTCGACAEACPTGARELVGRSMSVDALMAEIERDRIFYDESGGGVTFSGGEPLMQPVFTLEMLAACRAAGVHVAVDTCGQVDPDVLMEAAGDADLFLFDLKIIDEDRHRAFTGASNFRILQNLERLAAVHSQVLVRFPLIPGVNDDDENVRAMGAFLASLHLTRVDVLPYHRAGLAKYERLQRPYRLGHVQPPSTDQVARAVRLLEGCGLIVRPGGSS, encoded by the coding sequence GTGACGTGCGCGACGTGGTCTGATCCGGCGTTCGTGGGGCGGTCGGTGATCGAGGGGCGAGTGCTCCGGATCGAGCGGTTTGCGATCCACGACGGACCGGGCATCCGGACGACCGTGTTCCTGAAGGGTTGTCCGCTGCGCTGCGCATGGTGCCATAGCCCGGAGAGCCAGCTTTCGTCCCCGGAATTCATGCCCCGCGCCGAGCGGTGCGTCCGCTGCGGCGCGTGCACGGCCGTCTGCCCGCATCACGCGGTTCAGCCGGCCGCCGACGGCGGCATGGTCACACCGGACGCCTGCGATACGTGCGGCGCCTGCGCCGAGGCGTGCCCGACGGGCGCGCGCGAGCTGGTCGGCCGCAGCATGAGCGTGGACGCGCTGATGGCCGAGATCGAGCGCGACCGGATCTTCTACGACGAGTCGGGAGGGGGGGTCACGTTCTCCGGCGGCGAACCGTTGATGCAGCCCGTCTTCACGCTCGAGATGCTCGCGGCGTGTCGCGCGGCGGGCGTCCACGTCGCGGTCGACACGTGCGGCCAGGTGGACCCGGACGTCCTGATGGAGGCCGCGGGCGACGCGGACCTGTTCCTCTTCGATCTCAAGATCATCGACGAGGACCGCCATCGTGCCTTCACCGGCGCCTCCAACTTCCGCATCCTGCAGAACCTCGAACGACTCGCGGCCGTGCACTCGCAGGTGCTGGTCCGCTTCCCGCTCATCCCGGGCGTCAACGACGACGACGAGAACGTTCGCGCGATGGGCGCCTTCCTCGCGTCGCTGCACCTGACGCGCGTGGATGTGCTGCCGTATCACCGCGCCGGCCTCGCCAAGTACGAGCGCCTGCAACGGCCCTATCGCCTGGGCCACGTTCAACCGCCATCCACCGACCAGGTCGCGCGCGCGGTCCGGCTGCTGGAAGGGTGCGGCTTGATCGTCCGACCTGGAGGATCGTCATGA
- a CDS encoding GntR family transcriptional regulator, whose translation MAAGLRARAKGGLLRIDITVSAYQRLHDLIVSGRLAPGTPLVETDLSARLGVSRTPVRAALQRLLQEGFVTAQPAGQMLRASVAPLTAADMREVFLITGALEAAGARLAAALEAPQREALADELARLADLLHQAAADRPPDLLRAQDLHACFHRTYATAAAGPRLIAELEVLQPQAERYERVYTTAIISAFDEAERERAAIIEALRRGDADAVETAVSRTWRGAVERYARVVTILGERGNW comes from the coding sequence GTGGCCGCGGGCCTCCGCGCCCGCGCAAAGGGTGGTTTGCTCCGCATCGACATCACCGTCTCCGCTTACCAGCGGCTGCATGACCTCATCGTGTCCGGCCGCCTGGCGCCCGGCACGCCGCTCGTCGAAACCGATTTGTCCGCGCGTCTCGGCGTGAGCCGCACCCCCGTCCGCGCCGCGCTGCAACGCTTGCTGCAGGAGGGATTCGTGACGGCTCAGCCGGCCGGGCAGATGCTGCGTGCCAGCGTGGCTCCGTTGACGGCGGCCGACATGCGGGAGGTCTTCCTGATTACCGGCGCGCTCGAAGCGGCTGGCGCGCGGCTGGCGGCCGCGCTCGAGGCGCCGCAGCGCGAGGCGCTGGCCGACGAGTTGGCGCGGCTGGCCGACTTGCTGCACCAGGCTGCGGCCGATCGCCCGCCCGACCTGCTTCGCGCCCAGGACCTGCACGCGTGTTTCCACCGCACGTATGCGACGGCGGCGGCGGGCCCGCGGTTGATCGCGGAACTCGAGGTCCTGCAGCCGCAAGCCGAACGGTACGAGCGGGTCTACACGACGGCGATCATCTCGGCCTTTGACGAGGCGGAGCGCGAGCGCGCCGCCATCATCGAAGCCCTGCGCCGCGGCGACGCCGATGCGGTCGAGACGGCGGTCTCGCGCACGTGGCGCGGGGCGGTGGAACGGTACGCACGGGTGGTGACGATTCTCGGCGAACGGGGAAACTGGTAA
- a CDS encoding sulfite exporter TauE/SafE family protein, whose translation MMNGTIALLAVLVALTILYVAAWIVMLVRSRRQQADASRCRPWPGPIELAIGLVTDFFDTLGIGNFATTTAAFKLFRLVPDERIPGTLNAGHTLPVVAEALIYVAILQVDMTTLVAMIGAAVAGAWLGAGIVARLPRRAIQIGMGCALLVAATLMLLTQFGVLARLTGETLSLSGLRFAVGVTANFVLGALMTLGIGLYAPCMILVSLLGMNPTAAFPIMMGSCAFLMPVGSLRFISLDKYSLRAALGLTIGGIPGVLLAAFLVKSLSLGAVRWLVVFVVVYAAVMMLRSAWTERAGGARVIEVGR comes from the coding sequence ATGATGAACGGGACGATTGCGTTGCTCGCGGTGCTCGTCGCGCTCACGATCCTCTACGTCGCCGCCTGGATCGTGATGCTCGTCCGCTCGCGCCGCCAACAGGCCGACGCCTCTCGGTGCCGCCCCTGGCCGGGCCCGATCGAACTGGCCATCGGCCTTGTCACCGACTTCTTCGACACGCTCGGCATCGGCAACTTCGCTACCACAACGGCGGCCTTCAAGCTCTTTCGCCTCGTGCCGGACGAGCGGATTCCCGGCACGCTCAACGCCGGCCACACGCTGCCGGTCGTTGCCGAGGCGCTGATCTACGTGGCGATCCTCCAGGTTGACATGACGACGCTCGTTGCCATGATCGGCGCGGCCGTCGCGGGCGCCTGGCTCGGTGCGGGTATCGTCGCGCGCCTGCCGCGGCGGGCCATCCAGATCGGGATGGGCTGTGCGCTGCTCGTGGCGGCCACGCTGATGCTGCTCACCCAGTTCGGCGTGCTCGCGCGCCTCACCGGCGAGACGCTGAGCCTGTCGGGACTCCGGTTTGCCGTCGGCGTCACCGCCAACTTCGTCCTGGGCGCGCTGATGACGCTCGGAATCGGCCTCTACGCGCCGTGCATGATTCTCGTGAGCCTGCTCGGCATGAACCCCACCGCGGCCTTCCCGATCATGATGGGATCGTGCGCCTTCCTGATGCCCGTCGGAAGCCTGCGGTTCATCTCCCTCGACAAGTACAGTCTGCGGGCGGCGCTCGGCCTGACCATCGGGGGCATACCCGGTGTGCTCCTGGCCGCGTTCCTGGTAAAGTCCCTCTCGCTCGGAGCCGTTCGCTGGCTGGTCGTCTTCGTCGTTGTGTATGCTGCCGTCATGATGCTCCGCTCGGCGTGGACCGAGCGAGCGGGCGGGGCCAGAGTGATCGAGGTCGGTCGGTAA